One Seriola aureovittata isolate HTS-2021-v1 ecotype China chromosome 3, ASM2101889v1, whole genome shotgun sequence genomic window, ATGCTAATTTTCAATCCATTCACTTAGATTTAGGGCTGGAGGTGAagatagttatttattttataattcataaaTATGATTGATAGCCTAGATTATTGACATGACAATGCACAATTTGAAATATCTACACAAACAATCATTTCAATCTATCCTGTAGAATTCATAAACATACAGCCTGCacattttttagaaaaaaatgggTTTTTTTAGCTAAGGAAAAAAGTATCATATTATCCtttgagggtggggggtggggaggtcatggcttggttaggtaTAGGCACGGAAActacttggttaaggttaggaaaagatcatgatttgggttaaaaaaaagtacttcctcaacatcagatgatctttgttgttatggttacaataaaaacaataaacggtcatggataataggAATAATATAAActactggtttcacatgggaatcaatCACTaatctcctgtgtcatatttcTATGTTTAGTTgagccatccatccatccacccaatCCTCCCCCTAAAactttgttgctctttatactacgtcaccacacttttccATTTGCTCCTGTTATAATAACTACGACCACTACATGTCGCCTAACCAAATAATTCACTTGTATGAAACCATGCGTGCCCAGGATTCCACGCACACTTCCACacgggggggaggggggggataATCTCAGTCAgtctttttatgacataataagTTTAGTCAGCCCCTGCCTTAAGTGTGCCTCGCCTCCCACAGTTGCCCTCAATCTAGTTTATGTAATGTGAGAGTCCTGACATATAcgtacatatactgtataatggtCTTTATGCTGTTTATGCTACTTAACGTGAGAGCAGGGATGCTTAGAGGAGTTGGGAGAGAAAGGCTTTGTGAGGATGCACTCATACAGGGAAATAGTTATTTTCAGCTCCAACTATTCAACAAAATAGAACCTTTAAAAACCTCTGACCAGCCAAAGATAGTAGATGTGGTGACTTCAcgtagaagcaaaacaaaacaaaaccttatTGCCTGTCTTTAATTGTCATCTTTGTTTGGATGTAATTTATTATGTGATCTTTATCTTGGTGCTTGGTGAGTATTGTTGAAACATGCAGTTGTACACTGAattagttgtattttttttctatctggCGTTACGGTTACTAGTTATTAGTTGGTTTTAACAGTATGTGTTACTGTGTCAAAACTCAGGTGCAAAAACCAGGTAAAGTGTAAGTACTGGTTCGTTTAAATGACCAATAAAATAGTAGAAACTAGAAAGGATTGGCCCCTTCAAATCTGAAATCTAGTTGTAAAAGTTGGATTTTTGGTTTAACTATCTAGTAGTTTTAGTTCGTCAACAACTGTAAACTCATGATTGATATGCTGACATTTTGTTTCTCAGCTCCTCCCCTCATCCCAACAGCTGGGACGAGTGAAAAGGTTGTCTTCACAGTGACGCTGTGTACCGATGAAAAAAATCTTCTGAAGACTGCcaagtgaaaaacaaatctcATAGAAGTCGTTCACTTATCCACACAATGctttattgatcatttattacatttcagttgGACAGTGTTTACACTCAGTGTGGCCTAAAATCAGGTTTTCCCGAGTCAGCCAGGTGCTCATTTTCCGATTGGAGGGAAGACTGGTGGAGAGATGACTGGTGAAGGGACAGGTGGGATgacaaaagggaaaacaaaaggcCGTGGGAATGGCACTGGAATGGGCACAGGATATGGCTGAAACTGAAATTGTATGTAGTTCTGGTtcatctgaaaaacaaagtgatggaAACAGAAGCTGAAGAATTAGCGTACTTTAGATGCGATTATTTAGTCATTATTGGGTTACAGCGTGCATCCAGATACTGACCTCATCACTATCATCTGAGCGTTTGACTCGTTTCTTCTCCTCAGAGATctttaaacacaaattatttcACATCATCAAAGTGTTTGAAATTACCTCCATtaagcactgaaaaaaataccACAACACCACTACAGCAATTAGACTAGACTCACAGTCGGACCTGAAGATTGTTATTGTTGGTTTGAAACACTTACAGGGACGGAGGAGCACAATACCACGAAGCACAACATCAGAACCAGCAGTTTCATAGCTGAGAGAAGCTTCAGTCCTTTGTAGAGCAAAAGAAGGAGTCAAGATCAGCTGATGATTGCACAGCGTGCATTATTTCAAAGAGTGAACATACCCCTCGGAAAAGAAGTCTTACCTTGAATAAAGAATGTTAagattaaatgattattaaCCACGTGTTGTGTCTAATGCAGAACTTTGCAGTGGTTCTCGATCTGTCCAGGTGCACTTTTTAAAGATACCTTTACCCCTCAGTCACCCAATCAGCTGTCAAAGTGGGCtgcgtttttatttttctattattggCGTGAAATGTGATGAAACCATGCATGTGGTGGGTCACGCCGACCACAGAGCCAGACAGACGTGGACTCAGAGGTATTAGGTGTTGAAACTGGATGTGATTCATATGTTCTGTTTTATGCTGCTTTGTTATAATGCACTCAGAGATCCATCTAATCATTGCTTtggtacattttttttgtcaaaacctAACATTAAGTATCTCTTTTCAGCATTTATAATTAgtatacataaaaatgtaacaaatgatctatatctatatctaatGTATTTATTGACTCCTATTGTGGGAGCCCATAAGTTGAGGCTCAGGCATAAACAGATAGTGAACGACAATATAGTGAAACACATTTGTACTATTATAAAATATGCCTTCATTAAAAATCTATTGAAattttgtaaattaataaacacttgAATGTGTTTATAACTGTTTACAACCACATTATACTGTGCTATAAACCAGTTATTAATTATTTGTATCAAAAATGGggttttaagacaaaaacatattcagtccaaattttttccatttatcattttattcagCAAATAATACAGAGAGTAAAGTGATTTTGATCCACATGTTTACTTGAACTGGAATGATGAGTGTGGAAACACTCTGGTTAACACAACATCACTAAAAACAACTGACACAAAATAGCATAGATGTCAAAATTTCTTTCACTTATTGATCTCTGGTTAAATTGCTGATTATATGTTTTTGTGGCAGCAGTTGGTTATGCGGCAGTGGTAGGTGCAGCTGTAGTAGAGGCTGCTGTAGTTGTTGTAGGTGCAGCTGTAGTAGTTGCTGCTGGTGGAGCAGTAACTGGTTGTCGTTGCTGGATGAGGGTAAGAAGGAGCTGGAGCAATTGTTGTGAAGACATGGATACGGAAAGCTTCAAGAAAATCAGAAACATTCATCGTCAGTTAtacagcagaggattttacaGTAACAGGCAGTCAGGTGTGTTGAATGTTTAATTCTGGAGGAGACACTCACCTCATTGGAGTTAGAGTCAGAGTTTGAGCCAGAGTTTGAGCGAGCAAGTCGTTGGTGCACCATGTCCACCTGTAAAACATCCAGAAGTTTAATATTGACTCTATTATGTATTATACTATTACAATAATAGatatactgtgaaaatatgagAATATTTGATATTGAATATAGGAATGTTTCACGTACAGGATTGGCCAGAATGAGGCTCAGGAGGCATCCAAGCACAAGTGCTACCTTCAGCATGGTTTCAGTGATCACAGcttttgaaaacaataaattcattaagaattaaaagacattttgtccaaataatcaataaaacaccATTCCACCAAGATCGCACAGAGAATTcacaatattataaatatttgtaatgaaataaattaatagtAATATAATCACCAAGTCTTCTCAACTTTAGCAGACTGTCTCGCAGATGGTCGAGGAAGTTGTTGTAGTGTTCTGAATGCTGAGCTTTCCTTATATACAGGTCCAGGAGTGGATGTCGTGTCATTTACATTAACAGAACATTCTTGGGAAACTGCAACTATTAGGAAAGCTAATCCACTTCCACATTTCAAGGTGTGACTACTGATCAGAGCCTGAAACCGTACCTGGCCCATATTAACTCAATAACTCATATCAGAAATAATACAGTTTACTGGATTTGTTTAAAATTCAAATCTAAatattagttttagtttagttttagtgtAGTCAGAAAACATATTACTACAGTTGTAAAGGTTTAGTCTCTGTATTCTCCACCCTTCGGTATTGGCAAATTGGTGAACAGATGCTAAACATAAATAATGCCTGGGTCTTATGATTACAAATCAAGTGACTTAGTGGCTTAGGCTGGTAACAGGCAACACCCAGTGAAGCACGCATTCCtgtctgcttcctctttttAGGAAATCGGAGGCTACTCTGGTTTATGTCACTCACATaagtaaatacaataaatttaaataatgatgagacaaaatgttcagtgttcagtttttatatcatttttaatcACTGCTACCAGTCACAATGTTGTCTCCATGTACTGTTACTAAGAAAAAGGGACCAAATTCAATTATGAagacatcagaaaacaatgcaTGAAGTCATTCCTGTTTtgcaaataacaaataaacatgagtcagatgttttgttttgagaaaCATGGTGTGTCTCAATATCTGATGTCTGATATAAGTGTCACTGCCTGACATGCCACACATGTATTTGGACAGCGCAGGTGAGCAGGTACATAGAGTAGATGCTATATACTAAATGACTAGTGACATGTAGGGAATAATTTAACAAATTTTAAGGTTTCCATTTAAActttcaatatatatattttattctttatgcAGGTTCTTCAGAAGCAATGCAACTTTTGTGCATCGTCGCTTTACTTCTGTCAGCAGTAGCTGCTCATGTGAGTATTACTTTTGATGATGTGTATTAATTTGGCGTAACTTTTACAAAATTACAAAGGAAAACTTctgctttatattttttaagtggtcatttttaattttgtttgatttttgtttaatttcgGTTTTCAGCCAGATTCCTGGAGACCATGGGAGGATGAGAAGTTTCCGCCTGCAGGTGGACCCGAACAGGATGCAGAATCTAAGGTAATGGCATGATTTCACACACAGGTCCAGAGCTGCATCTACGATCTGCGTGTTAagtatttgtcatttaattatCCTTTTGTTTAGCGTGGTGACGGGGCGCAGTCAGTGACACAAGCCCCAGAGGATGGAGATGGAAGGTCAAGTGGAGACAGGCCAGAAAGGGACTCTGGACATCCAGTATGGGTATGTGTTTCAAGCCTTACAGTAATTAGTTAATTGATTCCAGCCTCAGTCATTCATTAATTCaagtgtcttttcttttttggggtAGGTGGTGATGCCCTCTCACCTTCCTACTTGGGGCAAAAGAGAGGTATTTAAATCCAGTTCCTATTTGTTATTCAGTTTGGTTATTGCAATAGCCATGTTGTTGTAAGCAACAGTCGTGTGCAGTGACCTCCCAGACACTTTACCATGGTTACCAGGCAGCCAACATACCAGGCAGATGGAAAAACTGCCGTTCATCAGTCAGTAGTTGCACCATCTAACTGACGGTCAAACCACAATTTGTAAGTCGTACATATCTCTGTTGTGTTagaatttaacaaaaaagaTATAGGCCTAATAAGTTCGTAGTGAGCCTTAAAAGTGTTGGTGGGCTGTGAGATGCGAGATAAAGTTTGCTTACTTGCCTCCTTATGctaatgaagatgaagatgttttgaCACTAGAATCTCTTTGGAGattatctgtgttttctcaaCAAGAAAACCAATCAgcattttcacaaaatgtcaaaatgttgttCATTTCAAATACACAGTAAAGGTTAGCAAAGACCTGCTGCAACACAACATACTATGTGTATCACCTGAGAATTCATTGGACAGTCATTTAGTGTACACAGCACTTTATGTGTGCTTCACCCAGGCTCCTGGTTTCGGGCTTGGGCCAGGCAGGCTTTTTGGGAGACCCAGAGGACCTCCGAGAAGGAAGTTGTCCAACATGAGGAACCCTGGTGCAACGGTAAGCCCACAGTGACACGACAGctgtgctgaaatgaaaaaagtgaGACAAAAGTTAGTCTTCTTACTAGTTCTATCCTGAACCCTCTAAAGAGTGCAGAACATCTCTGTTTGGTGGCATCTCTTTAAGAGGGGACCCACTGAACCCTGACAACACATTAAAAGCAGCTTTAGGCTCAGATCTTTAAACTggtttttataccttttaatttaaattttacttcTTACTCTTGTGTCATGTTGCTATTTTCTGCCTGttgcttttgtcttttactgtatTGTGAAGCACTGATTGCGTCTGCCTTACAAGCCTTACTTACCGTTATAATTGGTTCTGTGTAACGATAAAATATGATGTACAAATACATCTTTCTTGTTTTAGGGCGATACGGTTTTTTCCCCTACATTCAAGGTAGGCCCACTGTCGTCTCTCAATGTGATTTCATGATTTTCATACATTCATACTTTTAACTGAACAGTTGTCCAAAACGCAGATTTTCTTATACTTCCTTTTCAGGTTGACAACGTGACATTTCAGGTGAGACATTAAAACAGTAGTTATTATACAGTAAACTGTATGTTTGACATGACAGAGCAGTGGCActactgaattttttttcaacacatttgtgGCTTTCATCCCTAGAACATCACTGGCGTACCCTTAAAGGAGGTAAACAATATGATTTAGTTACTTGGTCTAACTTTTTGAGTAACTGTCCAATTTGATTTTGTAAAGTACATCAGAGTTTACTGTTCAACTGAACGCTCACTGTGAACGTTTCACAGGGGGAGAACCTATTTCTGATGCCAAAGGTAGGTGACTGAAGAAGCAATTTGAATATACACTTACACCTTAAACACAATTAGTGccatgaaaataattgtcatcAGTACTAGTGACTGACAATTCATCCACAGCAGGGAAGAGGTGGAAGAAGACCTCACCATCACGGGGTATAAGAAGTTATTTCATCATTGTAGCGGTGGTTATAGTATCAAAACTCACACTCAGCGAGTTAAATTTTTGTTACTTGTTTTGCAGGGAGGAAGACACGGACCTCCAGAGAATGTGGTATAATGGCCGTCAAATATGcataaaataactttattatcATCCTTATTATTATCTGGCTGGATTGATTGGGCTTCAATTTAACATTGTTTGATCTTTAGGACAACTACATTATGATATTTGTATCTCTTCATCTCAATTTCAGCAATATGTGAAGCTCATCTACAACACCACAGAGCCGGTAATCTTTTTGCCCATTACAAAATGAATGTgtataaacaaatgttttattattattattattattattattattattattattattattgttattatcttcAGTTATCATAATTTCTCTTGCTTTTTGAAGAACAAAGTCTCTGTGGAGCATGGGGTTTTGAAACCTGTAAGTACAGACAGTTTGTTCACATATGGCACCATGTATCAGTCCTATGTGTTGTTagtatagtaaaatattttgttaGCACATTCACAGATATTTCTGTAACATGGCGTTAGGTTTGTGtggttcatttgaatttttgttAATTTCAAGATGAATCTCGGTGAGCTTGTTGGAGAAGAAGATGATCCAGAGGAAGCTGGCTGGTAAAAGGTGAAGGCATTTAAAAAAGTACTAATTAAGTCTAATTACCTGAATATCAATTTGATGACtaattcttacttttttttgtctcccaCTTTACTCAGGAGGAACCAACAGCTCCAAGTTTGATTCTCCGACTTGATCGAGTCTTAGAGGAGATGATGTAGTATATTCTGGGAAATCTTTTATGTAATTCCGTCTTCCTCCTGTAAAACTAAAATCTCTGTGTACTACAATAAAAGTCTCAAACAATTACCTTTGGCAAAGATCTTTATTTGACATGTTGTGTAAGAGAGGAGCATATTCCTGAAACAGGCAAAACAATTTCAGTTCATTATACAAATAACTGAGTACAAATAAACTCCATTTAGAAGACCAGCATACTCCAGCGTATGTTGCAGAAGAATGAGCTCGCAGTTACTACAGCCAAACACACGGAAATGAATTTTTGCCTGATCACATTGTTGTTATTTCCCAGGTGACATCTAAGGCTCAAACAGGAAGGGGAAGTTGGAGTGACCCTGGAGAAACAGCCAGAAAAGCAGTTGTTTAATTATTCAAAGTCAAATGCTTCACAGTTGATGAGAGCGATGTGTAACAGAAACCAAGGTTTTTCCCGTGGGCATAAAAAAGTatgaatgcataaaaacgttaaatgTTGAGTGTCATTGTGTGAAATAGCACCTCGTCAATCCCAGGGCCTGAAGCGTCACCACGAGGATCAGGAGGAATTGTAGTAGACTCCTTCTGTGTCCCCAGTGGCCATGTCTGAGGAAGAAAGTTATGAAAACAGAGCACTTAGACTTAAACTGGCGCTGACTTGTCTCTTTCCTCAATGTAATggtgaaattataaaaatgaagagGATATGTAGTGTGCTCACTTGTTCCGTCTGCACCTTGGGCTGGGAAGCCTGCTGAAATGGGATGATATGCAtgaaaattacattacaaaaaaaaaggagtacCAAGTATATGGACGTGTACctgaacaaataaaatgatatcAGTCATACCGAGAAATGAAACATACATGGATAAGCTACATGTGCACAGACTGGGATGGCATTATTTCAGCAGCCCGACGCTAAGCCAGACCGCCAGCTTGCGGTCTGCATGGCAGACAGCGGTCATTGCATCACAGTCACCACATCCGCATAGTCGTGACTCAAGCTCTGCAGCTTTGTTGTTATTAGTaagttttgtctttgtcatcatcatctgcatAAATTCTAAGACTGAATTCAAAGTGCCAAAGCAAATCAGGTGCTAGACAGaatattttttgatgatttaattcattttacttttttctcttcttcttcactgaacACTCTCTGCAGGCAAGCACATTTTCATTCAACAAGTGTCTTTAAGAATCCCTTCTGAAACGTTCAGAGGAGAGTAATGTCTTCAGttgtttttgattcatttgaacAGAGAGGCCAAGAtcttgtgtgtatgttattttgCATGTCTGACCTGCAGAGGGAGCTGTGGTCTCTGTGTGGTTCTCTCCAGGTTCTGCTGACCCTTGTTGGGCTGCAGCACCACAGTGTTCCTCTGCTGGGGATAGCCGTAAGAGGGCACAAAGTACG contains:
- the LOC130166994 gene encoding uncharacterized protein LOC130166994, producing the protein MLKVALVLGCLLSLILANPVDMVHQRLARSNSGSNSDSNSNELSVSMSSQQLLQLLLTLIQQRQPVTAPPAATTTAAPTTTTAASTTAAPTTAA
- the LOC130166795 gene encoding uncharacterized protein LOC130166795 — encoded protein: MQLLCIVALLLSAVAAHPDSWRPWEDEKFPPAGGPEQDAESKRGDGAQSVTQAPEDGDGRSSGDRPERDSGHPVWVVMPSHLPTWGKREAPGFGLGPGRLFGRPRGPPRRKLSNMRNPGATGDTVFSPTFKVDNVTFQNITGVPLKEGENLFLMPKGGRHGPPENVQYVKLIYNTTEPNKVSVEHGVLKPMNLGELVGEEDDPEEAGW